The following are from one region of the Chryseobacterium shigense genome:
- a CDS encoding polysaccharide deacetylase family protein translates to MKHYPFILFYLFCNVFIYAFHGGFWVYIACFLAFSVVVVWGSFDIGLGYFVNSITHKRTKIDEVALTFDDGPTEFTPKFLDLLKEHQVKATFFCIGKQIEKYPETFQRIIEEGHTVGNHTYSHANNTGFLSASKMTEEIEKCDEVMLKAGNLKTDLYRPPFGVTNPSIAKAIKRTDKKSIGWNVRSLDTITDDEKKIFRRVTKDLKKGSIILLHDTSEKTYNVLVDLLLFLKDKKYSTFTVDSITKSKKND, encoded by the coding sequence ATGAAGCATTACCCATTCATTCTATTTTATCTTTTCTGTAATGTGTTTATTTATGCATTTCATGGAGGTTTTTGGGTTTATATAGCTTGCTTTCTTGCTTTTTCTGTGGTTGTGGTCTGGGGTTCTTTTGATATTGGACTTGGATATTTCGTCAACAGCATTACCCATAAAAGAACAAAAATTGATGAAGTTGCCCTTACTTTTGATGACGGGCCTACTGAATTTACACCCAAATTCTTAGATTTACTCAAAGAACATCAGGTAAAAGCCACTTTTTTCTGCATCGGAAAACAGATCGAAAAATATCCTGAAACATTTCAGAGAATTATCGAGGAAGGGCATACTGTTGGGAATCATACCTATTCCCATGCAAACAATACAGGTTTTTTATCTGCTTCAAAAATGACAGAGGAAATTGAGAAATGTGATGAAGTGATGTTAAAAGCCGGCAATCTTAAAACTGATTTATACCGCCCTCCTTTTGGAGTTACCAATCCCAGTATTGCCAAAGCTATCAAGAGAACTGATAAAAAAAGCATCGGCTGGAATGTCCGTTCACTGGATACCATTACAGATGATGAAAAAAAGATCTTTAGAAGAGTTACCAAAGACCTGAAAAAAGGCAGTATTATCCTTCTCCACGACACCTCTGAAAAGACCTATAACGTATTGGTAGATTTATTGCTATTTTTGAAGGATAAAAAATATTCGACGTTTACAGTCGATTCAATTACAAAATCAAAGAAAAATGATTAA
- a CDS encoding outer membrane lipoprotein carrier protein LolA, which translates to MIKNIAFGAFLLVSGFFYAQMTAMSGTEAKAFVAKVSSETKEIKTLQSDFTQTKKMDFLDKNIVTYGKMSLKTPNMLSWKYTKPYQYSIVFKDNKIFINDQGKKSSVDAKSKTFEKINKLIVGSSNGKMFSDPEFSVSYYKNGNFNVAKFIPKSAQLLKYIKQIELHFPKNQSTVSQVNMTEASGDTTNIVFKNTKINAAIAASEFSL; encoded by the coding sequence ATGATTAAAAATATTGCTTTTGGAGCATTTTTACTAGTTTCCGGCTTCTTTTATGCACAAATGACAGCCATGTCAGGAACAGAAGCAAAAGCATTTGTAGCCAAAGTTTCTTCTGAAACCAAAGAGATTAAAACGCTGCAAAGTGATTTTACCCAGACCAAAAAGATGGATTTCCTGGATAAAAATATTGTTACTTACGGCAAAATGTCATTAAAAACTCCAAATATGTTAAGCTGGAAATACACAAAACCTTACCAGTACAGCATTGTTTTTAAGGACAATAAAATTTTCATTAACGATCAGGGAAAAAAATCGTCTGTGGATGCTAAAAGCAAAACCTTTGAGAAGATCAATAAGCTGATTGTAGGAAGTTCGAACGGAAAAATGTTCAGCGATCCTGAATTTTCTGTTTCTTATTACAAAAACGGGAACTTCAATGTGGCGAAATTCATCCCGAAATCTGCCCAGCTGCTGAAATATATCAAACAGATCGAGCTTCATTTTCCAAAGAACCAGTCTACGGTTTCACAGGTAAATATGACGGAAGCTTCCGGTGATACTACTAATATTGTTTTCAAAAATACAAAAATTAATGCTGCGATTGCTGCTTCGGAATTTAGCTTATAG
- a CDS encoding outer membrane beta-barrel protein, which produces MKKLLFLITALVSGFTFSQVTFSPGIRAGANFSHFSNSEEFNYYYDEEFPNAEKPYLDYKTKTDFYIGFLGNIRFAKFYALQPEINYSRQGAKISTNVNNWDGKELSVSYLGLQLVNKFYFNQFNVHVGPTLEFVVDKKNFDPENEIDLGITAGLGYDITKNFGIEARVKKGFIPVDSYNRNHSNVVFQTGIYYTFNMKK; this is translated from the coding sequence ATGAAAAAACTTCTATTTCTCATCACAGCACTTGTCTCGGGCTTTACTTTCTCACAGGTAACTTTTTCACCGGGAATAAGAGCGGGAGCCAATTTCTCTCACTTTTCAAACAGTGAAGAGTTTAATTATTACTATGACGAAGAGTTTCCCAATGCCGAAAAGCCCTATTTGGATTACAAAACCAAAACAGACTTTTACATCGGTTTTCTGGGAAATATCCGTTTTGCAAAATTTTATGCCCTGCAACCGGAAATTAATTATTCCAGGCAGGGAGCAAAAATAAGTACCAACGTTAACAACTGGGATGGGAAAGAACTTTCTGTATCTTATCTGGGACTGCAGCTTGTGAACAAATTTTATTTCAATCAGTTCAATGTACATGTTGGGCCGACTTTGGAATTTGTGGTGGATAAAAAGAATTTTGATCCTGAAAATGAGATTGATCTTGGAATTACTGCCGGTTTAGGTTACGACATTACTAAAAACTTCGGTATCGAAGCAAGGGTAAAAAAAGGCTTCATCCCTGTGGACAGCTATAACAGAAATCATTCTAATGTTGTTTTCCAGACGGGGATTTACTATACATTTAACATGAAAAAATAG
- a CDS encoding 3-hydroxyacyl-ACP dehydratase has product MQTILTDFYTLESYEKAENGSFTAHIHLNKDHTIFKGHFPGNPVTPGVCMMQIVKELTEEFTGSKLFLKTASNVKFMAIINPFETPDLKLQLDITENEEDVKVKNTTSFGETIALKMSVSYKK; this is encoded by the coding sequence ATGCAAACTATTCTTACAGACTTTTATACTTTAGAATCTTATGAAAAGGCAGAAAACGGAAGTTTCACTGCCCATATTCATCTGAATAAAGATCATACTATTTTTAAAGGCCATTTTCCGGGAAATCCGGTAACGCCGGGAGTCTGTATGATGCAGATTGTAAAAGAGCTGACGGAAGAATTCACCGGCTCGAAATTATTCCTGAAAACAGCTTCCAATGTAAAATTCATGGCCATCATTAATCCTTTTGAGACACCTGATCTGAAGCTTCAGCTGGATATTACCGAAAATGAAGAAGATGTTAAAGTAAAGAATACAACATCTTTTGGCGAGACTATTGCATTAAAAATGTCAGTAAGCTATAAAAAATAA
- a CDS encoding DUF2062 domain-containing protein: MTLPEVQNAISEKKICVLIPTYNNEKTLKRVIDGVLDYTDSIIAVNDGSTDSTPQILSQYPQITVISLPENKGKGNGLKIGFRKAKELGYHYTITIDSDGQHYPDDIPVFVETLLQEKEDILLIGNRNMSQDGIPKKSSFGNRFSNFWFWFETGIKLEDTQSGYRLYPLLRIPEKYFTPKFEFEIEIIVRTAWRHVPVKNVPVKVLYDPAERVSHFRPFKDFTRISILNTILVTITLLYIIPRNFVNNFKKKSLKRFLKEDVLESDGSNRTKAFSIALGVFIGLSPFWGFHTLLVISLSVLFKLNKVLAFIASNVSLPPFIPFVIAASLFLGSPFVHGDSNILSSNLDFELIKNNLLQYVIGSAILATSMSALCGIATFLFLNKLNPENN; encoded by the coding sequence ATGACCCTTCCTGAAGTACAAAATGCAATTTCTGAAAAGAAGATTTGTGTTTTAATACCTACCTATAATAATGAAAAAACTCTGAAAAGAGTGATAGACGGTGTTCTGGACTACACCGACAGCATTATTGCAGTAAATGACGGTTCTACGGATTCTACCCCACAAATATTATCACAATACCCTCAGATAACAGTTATATCCCTGCCGGAAAACAAAGGAAAGGGCAACGGACTTAAAATTGGCTTCAGAAAGGCGAAAGAACTTGGTTATCATTACACTATTACTATTGATTCTGACGGCCAGCATTATCCCGATGACATACCGGTATTCGTGGAAACATTGCTTCAGGAAAAGGAAGATATACTTCTTATAGGGAACCGGAATATGTCACAGGACGGAATTCCAAAAAAAAGCAGCTTCGGAAACAGATTTTCGAACTTCTGGTTCTGGTTTGAAACGGGAATAAAGCTTGAAGATACACAATCCGGATACAGATTATATCCTTTGCTAAGGATTCCTGAGAAATACTTTACCCCAAAATTCGAATTCGAGATCGAAATCATTGTAAGGACAGCCTGGAGACATGTTCCGGTGAAGAATGTCCCGGTAAAAGTTTTGTATGATCCGGCGGAAAGGGTTTCCCATTTCAGGCCTTTCAAAGATTTTACACGGATCAGTATTCTGAATACTATTTTGGTAACGATAACCCTGCTTTACATTATTCCGAGAAACTTCGTGAATAACTTCAAAAAAAAAAGCCTTAAAAGGTTCTTAAAGGAAGATGTTCTGGAAAGTGACGGCAGCAACCGGACAAAAGCTTTTTCAATTGCTCTTGGTGTTTTTATAGGACTTTCTCCCTTTTGGGGATTTCATACTTTACTTGTTATTTCGTTATCAGTTCTTTTTAAGCTAAACAAAGTCCTGGCGTTTATTGCCTCCAATGTAAGCCTTCCACCTTTTATTCCTTTTGTGATTGCCGCTTCCCTGTTTCTAGGTTCGCCTTTTGTACATGGTGACAGTAATATTTTAAGCAGTAATCTCGATTTTGAGCTTATTAAAAACAATCTGCTTCAATACGTAATCGGAAGTGCTATTCTGGCCACTTCAATGTCTGCTCTTTGCGGAATTGCAACATTCCTTTTTTTGAATAAACTGAACCCGGAGAATAATTGA